One Methylobacterium sp. 77 DNA window includes the following coding sequences:
- a CDS encoding GyrI-like domain-containing protein: protein MTRHRPLPLVSLAAILAVSSALAQEPSSPATTNPLPTTTAPDPAPDAPSRPVPTQAAPAAPSIPAGPARQTLVETPGDANDVDEVSLPPKPAAILTGRASWEEAVPALKAAFVKIEEALAKDGIVPTGRPLAVFAKTDDDGFQFEAMIPIASMPDPKPAEVGGLRFGTTPSGKALRFPHKGSYDEIDGTYETLTAYLDAKDVVVQDRFIEEYVTDLNDKADEKLDVNIYALPK from the coding sequence TTGACCCGTCATCGTCCATTGCCGCTCGTCAGCCTCGCCGCGATCCTGGCCGTCTCTTCCGCCCTCGCGCAGGAGCCGTCCTCGCCGGCGACCACCAATCCCCTCCCCACCACGACGGCCCCCGATCCGGCCCCCGACGCGCCGTCCCGCCCGGTCCCGACCCAGGCGGCACCCGCCGCGCCGTCGATCCCGGCCGGACCCGCACGCCAGACCCTGGTCGAGACCCCCGGCGACGCTAACGACGTGGACGAGGTCTCCTTACCCCCTAAGCCTGCCGCCATTCTGACGGGCCGGGCAAGTTGGGAGGAGGCCGTGCCGGCGCTGAAGGCGGCCTTCGTCAAGATCGAGGAGGCTTTGGCGAAAGACGGAATCGTCCCCACCGGACGACCGCTCGCGGTCTTCGCCAAGACCGACGATGACGGTTTCCAGTTCGAGGCGATGATCCCGATCGCATCCATGCCGGATCCGAAGCCGGCCGAGGTGGGAGGCCTGCGCTTCGGCACGACACCCAGCGGCAAGGCCCTGCGCTTCCCGCACAAGGGTTCCTACGACGAGATCGACGGCACCTACGAGACGTTGACCGCCTATCTCGATGCCAAGGACGTCGTGGTCCAGGACCGCTTCATCGAGGAATACGTCACCGACCTCAACGACAAGGCCGACGAGAAGCTCGACGTGAACATCTACGCCCTGCCGAAATAG
- a CDS encoding cyclic peptide export ABC transporter, translated as MRLLRPLWPLVAATTALGGVSGLATAAVLAQVNAAIHAEGGLSENFLAIFFGLVVLGVGGTLLSSLGSTLADGRIRATLTRDLADMLLTTPIARLEELGQDRIMVSLNSDTQMVSNAIRLMSGLVVQTGIALGCFGYMLFLSPPLFALTVLILGLGIAAESILYRRSLTHFSAYFDLATAHLGFLRLLWAGAREMRINRARRMRLRDEQLVASIEAVRQNEWTIHTLGEFSRMSRKVALFTTLAAIIAYKALVGIDNMVLSGFILVLLYVEGPLGSIVGSLPEFGRAQIAYRRIADLVGKGDAVEPGLLAPVPRPGPTAPSPDDFATIDLRGVRYGFPSVGDKPAFSLGPIDLTIRQGEILFIVGENGSGKTTLIKMLLGLYPPTAGTLLRDGVPVTPETRDAYRQLFSVVFFDYTLFDDLVLPEGTGPEAGDGLLKTLDLTHKVAIRDSAFTTTDLSAGQRKRLALIQASLEGRPVLVLDEWAAEQDPTFRRLFYTQLLPDLKRAGRTLIVISHDDRYFGAADRVVHLENGVLREGAPVAVPA; from the coding sequence GTGCGGCTCCTGCGGCCGCTCTGGCCCCTGGTGGCGGCCACGACGGCGCTGGGGGGCGTGAGCGGGCTCGCCACGGCGGCGGTGCTGGCACAGGTCAACGCCGCCATCCACGCCGAGGGCGGCCTGTCGGAAAACTTCCTGGCGATCTTCTTCGGGCTCGTCGTCCTGGGCGTCGGCGGAACCCTGCTGTCGAGTCTCGGCAGCACCCTGGCGGATGGCCGCATCCGCGCCACCCTGACCCGCGACCTCGCCGACATGCTTCTCACCACGCCGATCGCCCGGCTCGAGGAACTCGGCCAGGATCGGATCATGGTCTCGCTGAATTCGGACACCCAGATGGTGTCGAACGCCATCAGGCTCATGTCCGGGCTGGTGGTTCAGACCGGCATCGCGCTGGGCTGCTTCGGCTACATGTTGTTCCTGTCGCCGCCCCTGTTCGCCCTGACGGTTCTCATCCTCGGCCTCGGCATCGCCGCCGAAAGCATCCTGTACCGGCGGTCCCTGACCCATTTCTCTGCCTACTTCGACCTCGCGACCGCGCATCTCGGATTTCTCCGGCTTCTCTGGGCGGGGGCCCGGGAAATGCGCATCAACCGCGCGCGTCGGATGCGTCTGCGGGACGAGCAACTGGTGGCCTCCATCGAGGCCGTGCGCCAGAACGAGTGGACGATCCATACGCTGGGCGAATTTTCCCGGATGAGCCGGAAGGTCGCCCTGTTCACGACCCTTGCGGCGATCATCGCCTATAAGGCCCTCGTCGGCATCGACAACATGGTCCTGTCGGGCTTCATCCTGGTGCTGCTCTATGTCGAGGGTCCGCTCGGCTCCATCGTCGGCAGCCTTCCCGAATTTGGCCGCGCGCAGATCGCCTATCGACGCATCGCGGACCTCGTGGGCAAGGGCGACGCGGTCGAGCCAGGCCTACTCGCGCCGGTCCCGCGACCTGGGCCGACCGCTCCGTCGCCAGACGATTTCGCGACGATCGACCTGCGCGGCGTCCGCTATGGGTTCCCTTCGGTGGGCGACAAGCCGGCCTTCTCCCTCGGACCGATCGACCTGACCATCCGGCAGGGCGAGATCCTGTTCATCGTCGGCGAGAACGGCTCGGGCAAGACGACCCTGATCAAGATGCTTCTCGGGCTCTATCCGCCCACGGCCGGCACGCTGCTGCGCGACGGCGTGCCAGTGACCCCGGAGACCCGCGACGCCTACCGGCAGCTCTTCTCGGTGGTCTTCTTCGACTACACCCTGTTCGACGATCTCGTCCTGCCGGAGGGCACCGGCCCCGAGGCGGGGGACGGCCTCCTGAAGACCCTCGACCTGACCCACAAAGTGGCGATCCGGGACAGCGCCTTCACCACCACCGACCTCTCCGCCGGCCAGCGCAAACGCCTCGCGCTGATCCAGGCCAGCCTGGAGGGCCGCCCGGTCCTCGTCCTCGACGAATGGGCCGCCGAGCAGGATCCGACCTTCCGGCGCCTGTTCTACACGCAGCTGCTGCCCGACCTGAAGCGCGCGGGCCGGACGCTGATCGTGATCAGCCACGACGACCGCTATTTCGGCGCGGCCGACCGCGTGGTCCATCTGGAGAACGGCGTGCTGCGCGAGGGCGCCCCGGTGGCGGTGCCGGCCTGA
- a CDS encoding methylated-DNA--[protein]-cysteine S-methyltransferase gives MPETRYTILPSPIGPLVLAGAAEGLACIGFPAGKGMVTPGADWQRDEAAFPEARAQLGAYFDGRLTRFDLALAPRGTPFQRAVWQALTEIPPGETISYGELARRIGRPSASRAVGAANGANPLPIVVPCHRVIGASGALTGFAGGLDTKRFLLALERRPLLQAP, from the coding sequence ATGCCGGAGACCCGCTACACGATCCTGCCCAGCCCCATCGGCCCCCTCGTCCTGGCGGGCGCGGCGGAGGGGCTGGCCTGCATCGGCTTCCCCGCCGGCAAGGGCATGGTCACGCCGGGGGCGGATTGGCAGCGGGACGAGGCCGCCTTTCCGGAGGCGCGGGCGCAACTCGGCGCCTATTTCGACGGGCGCCTGACCCGGTTCGACCTCGCTTTGGCCCCGCGCGGCACGCCGTTCCAGCGGGCGGTCTGGCAAGCCCTGACCGAGATTCCGCCCGGCGAGACGATCAGCTACGGCGAACTCGCCCGCCGGATCGGACGGCCCAGCGCCAGCCGGGCCGTGGGCGCGGCCAACGGCGCCAATCCGCTGCCCATCGTGGTGCCCTGCCACCGGGTCATCGGCGCAAGCGGAGCCCTGACGGGCTTTGCCGGCGGCCTCGACACCAAGCGTTTCCTGCTCGCCCTGGAGCGCCGACCGCTCCTACAGGCACCCTAA